A part of Streptococcus porcinus genomic DNA contains:
- a CDS encoding aminoacyltransferase, whose product MPLVTLTEATFEAFASTVKSRYFEQSANMNTLLKKRGYTTELKGFEDNQGKLQVAALIFNTPIAGGVHMEIHYGPLYLDESYLVPFLKELKNYAKSKRVMEFVIKPYAHYQVFDDHGNPQNTVDQDHIDLLVNLGFVHTKPKVGYTSHDWHYVKDLTGITEKTLINSFSKKGKPLVKKAKTFGIKIKALTKDELPLFKAVTSSTSDRREYDDKPLEYYEYFYDSFKDNAQFLVATLNFKDYFTNLEKDQAKLKVKLDKLENDLINNPKSDKKQNQYREFSSQFQTFEVRKAEAQELITQYGNQDVILAGALFVFTQQEVTYFFSGSYSEFNKFYAPTILQEYVMIEAIKRGINRYNLLGISGYFDGSDGVLGFKQNFKGHVECTVGSFTYYPNPLKHKLIKSIKKLLKRY is encoded by the coding sequence ATGCCTTTAGTAACACTTACAGAAGCAACCTTTGAAGCTTTTGCTTCGACAGTAAAAAGCCGTTACTTTGAACAGTCGGCCAATATGAACACTTTACTTAAAAAGCGGGGCTATACAACTGAATTAAAAGGCTTTGAAGATAATCAAGGTAAGCTACAAGTTGCTGCTCTTATTTTTAATACACCAATAGCTGGTGGAGTTCATATGGAAATTCATTACGGACCCCTTTACTTAGATGAATCCTACTTAGTCCCCTTCTTAAAGGAACTTAAAAACTATGCAAAATCCAAGAGAGTAATGGAATTTGTTATTAAGCCATATGCTCATTATCAAGTTTTTGATGATCACGGTAATCCTCAAAACACTGTTGATCAAGATCATATTGATCTATTGGTTAATCTTGGCTTTGTACACACTAAACCTAAAGTTGGCTATACCAGTCATGATTGGCACTATGTGAAGGATTTAACTGGTATTACCGAAAAAACTCTAATTAACTCCTTTAGTAAAAAGGGAAAACCCTTAGTCAAAAAAGCTAAAACTTTTGGAATCAAAATTAAGGCCTTAACAAAAGATGAGTTACCTTTATTTAAAGCTGTCACTTCTTCGACCTCCGATCGACGTGAATATGATGACAAGCCCTTAGAATACTATGAATACTTCTATGACAGTTTTAAAGATAACGCGCAATTTCTTGTCGCTACTTTAAATTTCAAGGATTATTTTACTAATCTGGAAAAAGATCAAGCTAAATTAAAGGTTAAACTCGATAAATTAGAGAACGACTTAATTAATAATCCCAAATCTGATAAAAAACAAAATCAATACAGAGAGTTTTCAAGTCAATTTCAAACTTTCGAGGTTCGAAAAGCCGAAGCTCAAGAATTAATTACTCAATATGGTAATCAAGATGTTATCTTAGCTGGTGCCTTATTTGTTTTTACACAACAAGAAGTAACTTATTTCTTTAGTGGTTCTTATTCAGAATTCAACAAATTTTACGCTCCAACAATACTTCAAGAGTACGTTATGATAGAAGCTATAAAACGCGGTATTAATCGCTATAACCTATTAGGAATTTCTGGATATTTTGATGGGTCTGATGGTGTATTAGGATTCAAACAAAACTTTAAAGGGCATGTAGAATGTACCGTTGGAAGCTTTACCTATTACCCAAATCCGCTAAAACATAAGCTAATTAAAAGCATTAAAAAACTTTTAAAACGCTACTAA
- the tpiA gene encoding triose-phosphate isomerase, protein MSRKPFIAGNWKMNKNPEEAKAFIEAVASKLPSADLVEAGIAAPALDLYTVLEAAKGSNLKVAAQNAYFENNGAFTGENSPKVLAEMGTDYVVIGHSERRDYFHETDEDINKKAKAIFANGLTPIICCGESLETYEAGKAVDFVGAQVSAALAGLTEEQVSSLVIAYEPIWAIGTGKSATQDDAQNMCKAVRDVVAADFGQAVADKVRVQYGGSVKPENVASYMACPDVDGALVGGASLEAESFLALLDFVK, encoded by the coding sequence ATGTCACGTAAACCGTTTATTGCCGGAAACTGGAAAATGAATAAAAATCCTGAAGAAGCTAAAGCTTTTATTGAAGCAGTAGCATCAAAATTACCTTCAGCTGATCTTGTTGAAGCAGGAATTGCAGCTCCAGCTCTTGATCTTTACACTGTTCTTGAAGCAGCAAAAGGTTCAAACCTTAAAGTTGCAGCTCAAAATGCTTATTTTGAAAATAATGGTGCCTTTACTGGTGAAAATAGCCCGAAAGTATTAGCCGAAATGGGAACTGATTATGTTGTTATTGGTCATTCAGAGCGTCGTGACTATTTCCATGAAACTGATGAAGATATCAACAAAAAAGCTAAGGCTATTTTTGCGAATGGTCTAACACCAATTATCTGTTGTGGTGAAAGTCTAGAAACCTATGAAGCAGGTAAAGCAGTTGATTTTGTGGGAGCACAAGTATCAGCGGCCCTTGCTGGACTTACAGAAGAACAAGTATCATCACTTGTCATTGCTTATGAACCAATTTGGGCGATTGGAACTGGTAAATCTGCCACTCAAGACGATGCCCAAAATATGTGTAAAGCAGTTCGTGATGTTGTTGCTGCTGATTTTGGTCAAGCTGTTGCTGATAAAGTTCGTGTTCAATATGGCGGTTCTGTGAAACCTGAAAATGTTGCTTCATATATGGCATGTCCAGACGTTGATGGTGCCTTAGTTGGTGGAGCATCACTTGAAGCTGAAAGCTTCCTAGCTCTACTTGATTTTGTAAAATAG
- the tuf gene encoding elongation factor Tu produces MAKEKYDRSKPHVNIGTIGHVDHGKTTLTAAITTVLARRLPSSVNQPKDYASIDAAPEERERGITINTAHVEYETESRHYAHIDAPGHADYVKNMITGAAQMDGAILVVASTDGPMPQTREHILLSRQVGVKHLIVFMNKVDLVDDEELLELVEMEIRDLLSEYDFPGDDLPVIQGSALKALEGDSAHEDIIMELMKTVDEYIPEPERDTDKPLLLPVEDVFSITGRGTVASGRIDRGTVRVNDEIEIVGIKEDTKKAVVTGVEMFRKQLDEGLAGDNVGILLRGVQRDEIERGQVIAKPGSINPHTKFKGEVYILSKEEGGRHTPFFNNYRPQFYFRTTDVTGSIELPAGTEMVMPGDNVTIDVELIHPIAVEQGTTFSIREGGRTVGSGIVSEIEA; encoded by the coding sequence ATGGCAAAAGAAAAATACGATCGTAGTAAACCCCACGTTAACATTGGTACAATCGGACACGTTGACCATGGTAAAACTACATTAACAGCTGCAATTACAACTGTTCTTGCACGTCGTTTACCAAGTTCAGTTAACCAACCTAAAGATTATGCTTCTATCGATGCTGCTCCTGAAGAGCGCGAACGCGGAATCACAATCAACACTGCACACGTTGAGTATGAAACTGAATCACGTCACTATGCCCACATCGATGCCCCAGGACACGCGGACTATGTTAAAAACATGATCACTGGTGCTGCCCAAATGGACGGAGCTATCCTTGTTGTTGCATCTACTGATGGACCAATGCCACAAACTCGTGAGCACATCCTTCTTTCACGTCAAGTTGGTGTTAAACACCTTATCGTCTTCATGAATAAAGTTGACCTTGTTGATGATGAAGAATTACTTGAATTAGTTGAAATGGAAATTCGTGATCTCCTTTCAGAATATGATTTCCCAGGTGATGACCTTCCAGTTATCCAAGGTTCAGCTCTTAAAGCTCTCGAAGGTGACTCAGCTCATGAAGATATCATCATGGAATTGATGAAAACTGTTGATGAGTACATTCCAGAACCAGAACGTGATACTGACAAACCATTGCTTCTTCCAGTCGAAGATGTATTCTCTATCACTGGACGTGGTACTGTAGCTTCTGGACGTATCGACCGTGGTACTGTTCGTGTCAATGATGAAATTGAAATCGTTGGTATCAAAGAAGATACTAAAAAAGCAGTTGTTACTGGTGTTGAAATGTTCCGTAAACAACTTGACGAAGGTCTTGCAGGAGACAACGTAGGTATCCTTCTTCGTGGTGTTCAACGTGATGAAATCGAACGTGGACAAGTTATTGCTAAACCAGGTTCAATCAACCCACATACTAAATTTAAAGGTGAAGTCTACATCCTTTCTAAAGAAGAAGGTGGACGTCATACTCCATTCTTCAACAACTACCGCCCACAATTCTACTTCCGTACTACTGACGTAACAGGTTCAATCGAACTTCCAGCAGGTACAGAAATGGTTATGCCTGGTGATAACGTGACTATCGACGTTGAGTTGATCCACCCAATCGCCGTAGAACAAGGTACTACTTTCTCTATCCGTGAAGGTGGACGTACTGTTGGTTCAGGTATCGTTTCAGAAATTGAAGCTTAA
- the ftsW gene encoding cell division peptidoglycan polymerase FtsW: protein MKIDKRHLLNYSILLPYLILSVIGLIMVYSTTSATLIQYHANPFKAVLSQGVFWIISLIAIAFIYKLKLNFLNNHNLLTLVMLFEAFLLLIARFFTQEVNGAHGWIILGPISFQPAEYLKIIMVWYLAHTFSKKQEEIARYDYQALTKRRWWPRQSSDLKDWRVYSLFLVLLVAAQPDLGNAAIIVLTGILMFTISGIGYRWFSGILTLITVLSVTFLGSIKVIGVERVSKIPIFGYVAKRFSAYFNPFKDLTDSGHQLAHSYYAMSNGGWFGVGLGNSIEKRGYLPEAQTDFVFSIVIEELGLIGAGLILALVFFLILRILNVGIKAKKPFNAMMALGVGGMILMQVFVNIGGVSGIIPSTGVTFPFLSQGGNSLLVLSVAIGFVLNIDANEKREEILKEAELSYRNTVNDEKGKVIDIRHFK, encoded by the coding sequence ATGAAAATTGATAAAAGGCATTTACTTAATTATTCTATACTCTTGCCTTATCTCATCTTGTCGGTAATTGGTTTAATAATGGTCTACTCAACGACAAGTGCAACCTTAATACAATACCATGCTAATCCATTTAAGGCTGTTCTGAGTCAAGGAGTTTTTTGGATAATCAGTTTAATCGCCATTGCTTTTATTTATAAATTAAAGCTGAATTTTCTAAATAACCATAATCTTCTAACACTAGTTATGTTATTTGAAGCCTTCTTACTCTTAATAGCACGTTTTTTCACTCAGGAAGTAAACGGTGCGCACGGCTGGATTATACTTGGGCCAATTAGTTTCCAACCTGCAGAATATTTAAAAATTATTATGGTCTGGTATCTTGCACATACCTTTTCTAAGAAACAAGAGGAAATCGCAAGGTATGACTATCAAGCTTTGACTAAGCGAAGATGGTGGCCTAGACAGTCTAGTGATTTAAAAGATTGGCGCGTTTATTCACTCTTTTTAGTGCTTTTGGTTGCCGCACAACCGGATTTAGGAAATGCAGCCATCATTGTTTTAACGGGAATCCTGATGTTTACCATTAGCGGTATCGGTTATCGCTGGTTTTCTGGTATTTTAACACTAATTACAGTATTATCAGTAACATTTCTTGGTAGTATCAAGGTAATCGGAGTTGAACGAGTGTCTAAAATACCAATTTTTGGTTATGTTGCTAAACGATTCAGTGCTTACTTTAACCCATTTAAAGATTTGACCGACTCAGGCCACCAGTTAGCTCATTCTTACTATGCTATGAGTAATGGAGGGTGGTTCGGAGTTGGTTTAGGAAATTCTATTGAAAAGCGTGGCTATTTACCAGAAGCACAGACAGACTTTGTTTTTTCGATTGTCATTGAAGAACTAGGATTAATTGGTGCGGGTCTGATATTAGCTTTAGTTTTCTTTTTGATTCTACGCATTTTAAATGTAGGTATTAAGGCTAAAAAACCATTTAATGCCATGATGGCACTTGGTGTTGGTGGCATGATTTTGATGCAAGTATTTGTAAATATAGGCGGAGTTTCTGGAATTATCCCATCAACAGGCGTAACTTTTCCTTTCCTTTCTCAAGGTGGGAATAGTTTACTGGTCTTGTCAGTGGCTATTGGTTTCGTCCTAAATATTGATGCTAACGAAAAAAGAGAAGAGATTCTAAAAGAAGCAGAACTTTCTTATAGAAACACAGTCAATGATGAAAAAGGAAAAGTCATTGATATTCGCCATTTTAAATAA